In Komagataeibacter sucrofermentans DSM 15973, the genomic window TTTTGAACTGGTGGCCGACGTCGGGAAATATCCCCAGTTCCTGCCGTGGTGCACCAGTGCCCGCGTGCGCACGCGCACCGCGACCGATCTGGTGGCTGACCTGACCATCGGGTTCGGCCCCTTCCGCGAGACATTTACCAGCCGTGTCCTGCTCGAGGCGCCCAGCACCATCCGCGTCAGCTACGAGAAGGGGCCATTCCGTTACCTCAACAACGTCTGGACCTTCACGCCCGAGCCGCGTGGCTGCCTGGTCGATTTCTTCGTGGATTTCGAGTTCAAGTCCCGCCTGTTGCAGGCTGCGATCGGGGTGGTGTTCAACGAGGCCGTGCGCCTCATGGTCTCGGCCTTCATCCGCCGTGCGCGTGACATCTATGGCCCGCCGCCCGCCGCCGAGCCCGCGCAGGTGAGCGCCGCCAAGGCAGGCAACGCCTGATCCGCCCGTATCGACGACAGGGAAAAACACTTCATGAACAGGATTCTCCCCGCCCTTCTGGGGGCGGCCCTTGTGTGCGCGGCCCCGCTGGCCCATGCCGCCTCGCCCGCGCCGCGCAAGGCGGAAGCCCCCGCGCCCGGCAGCGATGCCGAGACCGCTGACCTGAACGAGCAGAGCCTGCAGAAGGCCCGCGCCTCGCTTCAGGCCCCCGCGCCGGTTGCATCCGCAGGCCACCCGGTGCAGGCGCAGGGCACGGGCCAGACCGCAAGCCCCATCCGCGTGCCGGAAACCGGCAGCACGGTGGCCGGATACTAGATTGCGTTAGGATAGAAGAAAGTTTCTGGTTGCGCCTTTTTGACAAAAGGTAGCTCCGGAAACTTTTGTTATTGTGTTGCCCTCATTCCGCCGCCAGTCGGCCCGCATGATCAAGCAGCAGGCCAAGGGCCGCGCGCACGGCCTGGGTGCGTATATCCCACCGCTCGCCCGCAAAATTGTGCGAGACCGTATGGACCGTGCCGCTGCCAGCCACGGCAAACCACACCAGCCCCACCGGCTTGCCCGACGTGGCCCCGCCGGGGCCTGCAACGCCGGTAATGGCGACCGACAGGTTGGCATCGGGCGCATGGCCCAACGCGCCCTGCGCCATGGCGGCGGCCACTTCGCGGCTGACCGCGCCGTATTCTTCCAGCAGTTTCAGCGGCACGCCCAGCGCATGGTGCTTCATGCTGTTGGAGTAGGTGACAAAACCGCCGCACACGACATCGGACGCGCCAGCGGCCTCGGTCAGGGCGGCGGCCAGCAGCCCGCCGGTGCAGCTTTCCGCCGTGACAACACGCTGGCCTGCGGCGCGCAGGCGGGCCAGGGCATCGGGCATGTGGCCCAGAAAGGTGTCAGGTAACATCCGCGGCATTCTCCTCTTTCAGGGGCGTCAACGCATCAGGCAAGGCAACGGATGCCTGCCAGGATCGCGGCGGCCATGATTCCGGCCACCACGTCATCGCCCATGATGCCCAGCGCATCATGCCTGCGGTCGAACCAGCCCACCGGGCCGGGCTTGGTAATGTCAAACAGGCGGAACAGGGCGAAGGCCAGCGCCAGCCACAGCCCATCGGCCCAGCGCAGGCCATAAAGGGGCAGCGGGGCGAGGGGGAACATGGCGATCCACATGCCCGCCACCTCATCAATCACGATCCAGCCGTGATCTTCCCCGCCTGAGGCAAGCTGCGTGGCGCGGTAGCCCACAAAGGTCACCACCAGCACGGCCAGCGCCATCCATAGCCATTGCCCCAGCAGCGGCACGCCCACGATCAGGGCGGCAAGCGAACCGACCGTGCCCGGCGCGCGCGGCGCAAAGCCGGTGCCACAGAAGCTGGCAATGAAGCGTGCGGGTGAAAACGCCATCAGCCTGCCCCCAGCGCCGGGTCGGTCGCCTGATAGATGGCCATGTTTTCCTCCACCCGCTCCACGTAGTTGCGCGTCTCGCCAAAGGGGATGCTCTCGATCCAGTCCAGCATGGCATCGGGCACCGGGGTGTCGCGCGCGGGATTGCCCAGGGTGAGCAGCCAGCCATCGGTGCGGTGGGGGCCTGCGTTATAGGCGGCGGCCACGTAGGGCACGGCACCGCCCACGCGCTGGGCAATATCGGCCAGGTAGGCGGCGCCAAGCTGCATGTTCAGGTCCGGGTTGGTCAGGCTGGCGGCGCTGACATTTACGTTCAGGCCCGCCTTGCGCGCCACTTCACGCGCGGTGGGCACGAGCAGCTGCATCAGGCCAACCGCGTGGGCGGGGCTGACCACGCCTGCGTCAAACCCGCTTTCCTGCCGGGTTATGGCCAGTTCCACGTCGGGCGGCAGGGTGCTCGTGGGCGGCGCGCAGGCGCGGGGCCAGCCCTCATGCACCAGTGTCAGCCCATCCTTGCCTGCCAGCCGGGCCACCATCACGGCGGCATCGGGTATGCCAAGGCGGGTGGCCATGCGGGCGGCGAGCACGTGGGTGATGGGGCTGGTGCCCTGCGCATCAAGCGCAAGAACGAAGTCACGCGCATGGTGGCGGTCGTTCCATGCCACGAGGATCTCGGCCGCGCGGGCCAGGTCGGTGGTATCGAACCGCACGGAATCAGCCACGCTGGGGGTGGGTTCGCTCTCGCGCAGCAGTTGCGCGCGGATCTGGCGGCCCGCCTTGTCAGGCGTAATGAGCTGGTTGGCGTGGTTGCCTGCCAGCCATTCTATGGCCATCTGGCCATAAAAGGTGTTGGCAAGCGTTGCGGCCTGCGTCCATTGCGCGCGGGCCGGGCCGTGGCGCCCGCGGGCCCAGAGCGCGCGACCTGCCCAGAACAGCCCCCGGCTGCGGGTAATGACCGGCACCGCCTGCGCCAGC contains:
- a CDS encoding type II toxin-antitoxin system RatA family toxin: MPTHAERRLIAYSPSQLFELVADVGKYPQFLPWCTSARVRTRTATDLVADLTIGFGPFRETFTSRVLLEAPSTIRVSYEKGPFRYLNNVWTFTPEPRGCLVDFFVDFEFKSRLLQAAIGVVFNEAVRLMVSAFIRRARDIYGPPPAAEPAQVSAAKAGNA
- a CDS encoding CinA family protein; amino-acid sequence: MLPDTFLGHMPDALARLRAAGQRVVTAESCTGGLLAAALTEAAGASDVVCGGFVTYSNSMKHHALGVPLKLLEEYGAVSREVAAAMAQGALGHAPDANLSVAITGVAGPGGATSGKPVGLVWFAVAGSGTVHTVSHNFAGERWDIRTQAVRAALGLLLDHAGRLAAE
- a CDS encoding phosphatidylglycerophosphatase A; protein product: MAFSPARFIASFCGTGFAPRAPGTVGSLAALIVGVPLLGQWLWMALAVLVVTFVGYRATQLASGGEDHGWIVIDEVAGMWIAMFPLAPLPLYGLRWADGLWLALAFALFRLFDITKPGPVGWFDRRHDALGIMGDDVVAGIMAAAILAGIRCLA